DNA from Vicia villosa cultivar HV-30 ecotype Madison, WI unplaced genomic scaffold, Vvil1.0 ctg.003280F_1_1, whole genome shotgun sequence:
AAACTGAAATAGCAAAATAAAAGCATAAAAGAAAaggtcttcaagtctcccatggacgcttttgCTTTGCCCCAAGGAATGTGTTGATACTCTGCTCATCCTGAAGTTGCtttgtgagctctaatactttcttCTATTTAGCGCGAAATTGAGCTTCAAAGGTGTCCCTTTCCTCCTTCAACTGGATCCAAGATCTCTTCAATTCCTCAAGATCGGTAGGCATGTCTGGATGAAGAATAACCTGAGGAGCATCTCCCTCAAATTCAGGCTCGATAATCACAGGTCTGACAGCAGGGTATGGCATAATACACTTTTGAGCACGAATGCGCACCCATCTGAGATAAGGCTCCAAAGGAATAGAGTTTTTCTGGCCTAACTCCTTGCTATCATACTTATATACTTTTTCCCACGCACGTATGAAACTTCGCCGATAATTCTGGGGGTcgtcttcataatcaaacacttaacccttgatgatcatgtcatgaggaccatcccttcgagcataaccaaactgacgtaaagctaatgaaggattgtaggtAATACCTCCTCTGATACCAAGGAGTGGTACGTTAGGGAATTCCCCACAACGATCAATAATAGTGAAATCCTTGTCAGATcgagtataccaatgaatatccgAATGAGATAGTGACATCATCCTTTgtgaccattgcatcctttgttcattccTCAATACCGATCggggaaggtgcgaaataaaccacctggAAAGTAAGGGTAtgcagcacatgagagttccccGCTTCTTGTCGGTACGGGTGTAAAGCGAGTGTAGAATATCTCCGAGCAaggtaggtaccggattgcgagCTAGAAATAACGTGACAGCATGCACATCTACAAACTGGTCAGGATTAGGGAATAGTACTAACCCGTAAATTAATAAAGCTAACACGTCTTCAAAAGCTTGATAACTCATGGCCTTTAGGAATGATCGAGCTTTCTTCAATAGGAACTTGGCGAGAAAGCctttgactccactctttgtttcccaattagactctACTTCTGATTTCTCTATATGTAGCGCGCTTGCCATAACTTCAGATTTTGGAACTTCCTCCAAACCTGTGAAGGGCACCTGATCTCGGATAGGTAAGCAAAGCAACTCAGAAAATTCCTCCAGGGTAGGCACCAACTGATAGTCGggaaaagtgaagcaatgatgCGTAGGATCGAAGAACTGGAATAAGAccctcatcatatcttcttcaaaat
Protein-coding regions in this window:
- the LOC131640724 gene encoding uncharacterized protein LOC131640724, whose translation is MAPITRKFIKINFVSVPTELKELVLEVPRNSRFVERHGCLLRLVSSDFEEDMMRVLFQFFDPTHHCFTFPDYQLVPTLEEFSELLCLPIRDQVPFTGLEEVPKSEVMASALHIEKSEVESNWETKSGVKGFLAKFLLKKARSFLKAMSYQAFEDVLALLIYGLVLFPNPDQFVDVHAVTLFLARNPVPTLLGDILHSLYTRTDKKRGTLMCCIPLLSRWFISHLPRSVLRNEQRMQWSQRMMSLSHSDIHWYTRSDKDFTIIDRCGEFPNVPLLGIRGDDPQNYRRSFIRAWEKVYKYDSKELGQKNSIPLEPYLRWVRIRAQKCIMPYPAVRPVIIEPEFEGDAPQAKKMNPLEQSVKDLQVQNAEFQALILSLDKGQEELKTLLTKKEKKAKKPVGVLNMGRRFRGPLKKAKEVEIPEETEQEEGASGKTDQTSNNGSGKQDEEEEDYYEDEEYPEDKYR